CTGCTAgtcctttttcccaaaaaataagagaaaatttgCACAGTTTattcaaatgggttggtctttaatttgcCCTTAAAATCCATCTTATGCCTAGCAGTAATCGTTAAGGTGCGGGTATAATTTATGAGATtataatgcgaaaatataaacttatgcggAAAAGAGTTATTTGCCTCCGAAAATTgaagaccaacacaaaataggaCAAAGTGCAAATGAGGCGAAGTGCACAAAATAGCTACTTTTGGAACCACTATTTAATACAAATCCATTTTTATAAAGTAATTAATATTTAGCCgcctcaaaatcaaacttctaaCTTTGAATATGAAGTTTCAAACTTGAGATATAAGAGTTATAAGTTATGAAGTTCGAACTCCACAATTCAAACTTTTAACTTCAGGATATTGTTTTTTGAAGTCTTCAGAAAAAGTGTATCTCCACAGCTCGAATTATAAGTTGTGATTATATTTTAAATAGCGGCATTTGACTGAGATATATACCTCTATAGTTTGTCTATGTGGACGCATGTAAAAATAGCTAACAGTGATAGGATTGATTGATTTCATGATTTGTTTAAGTCTAATGCATAATATTGCCAATTTAGGAAATTTCCAAGTCCCTTTTAATTACTTTCTTGGAACCTTCCCTTTCACCATACACGGGAGAAAACAACTAGCAGGACTTAAATTATCTGCTTTCTTCCAAAATTactgacatgaaatgatgttgAATATTGTCGAGTAAGTAATTATAAAGTCACTCGTCATTTCTGTCAGATTAATTAACAGAATTACATGGGGGAGCTCAGATCTTATTTGTCCTTCTTTTGCTtcactttttcttcttattctgTTTCTATTTTGGCATCACTATTAGTATATACTACTATTTCCTTCCTGCTTTTCGCAAATGTGAACAGTTTTGATCCCCTGATTCAGTTTCCTATATTGAAGAACACAACAGGCAAATCAATAACCCTTATTTACGTGAATGAATTTGGAGCCAAAGGAGATGGCATCACCGATAACACTAAGGTAAGTCCTTTTTAGGGTCAAACCACCAAtgttttccatgtttctatgccaTCGTTCTAAAGTAGATACTATAATTTTATATACTATAaagtcatttaaaaaaaagataattatgaGATAACTCTATTTAATATTCTTATCATtaataaataacttaaaatatttggtACATGACCCGGATATAAAAGGTTAAGTTACAGCATCGATGTACATTATGCTTACCATCCTCGTATACACACAATTAATGTAGTGTGCTTCACTTGTGAGTTGAGGAATTCTTATGTATTTTTCGATTTTCAACTTACATATTTGGAAAATCGCCTGTTCTTCACCATTACGACCAAAAATCATCCTCCCACACGGATATACATTCTTAGTTCGACCAATTGATTTTGTTGGGCCTTGCCGGTCAAAGGTTTCTCTTGTAGTAAGTGCTAAACTCTTAACAATTTTAACTTGTCCAACAATAgtactatgtttttttttaaaataaagatgatcagttgtttttttttttttttaccaatacatacatatatataagattgCAGGTTCAATTGTAGCGCCGAAAGATCCAGAAGTGTGGGATGGATTGGATCCACATAAATGGCTTTATTTCCATAAGTGCGACCTGACTGTACAAGGAGGAGGAACAATAAACAGGATGGGCCATAAATGGTGGGCTAGGTCATGCAAGATTAATACAACCAATGTAATTATCATTAATTGTCATAGTAGTACATAGAAATATGTTCATTGTTCACTTTTGAgctctatttttgaaaaataattatactATCCTAGAGTTTCAAATTCCACAagtgaaattttaaattattattttggaGTGTTTCTTACGAATTTTAAAACTCCAGGACAGACAGAtggttatttttaattatagagttaaaaaatggctatttgtaattttttttcccctttgtgCTTTATGGAATTCTTTCACAACCAAGAAAGTCTGACTTGTTACAATCTTCTCTTTTTGCAGCCTTGTCGACATGCTCCAACAGTAGGTGCTATTTTCCCCAATCtcatcttttttaaaattttaatttctatAGATTGACGGtattaaaagaaattttatattattaggTCGCCTaaaaaataatcataatgacTATAATAAGTAAAACTAGTAGTCGgaaaataagagagataacataCTTATAACAAGTTATATTCACCAATAGTAAAAAAGATTCTACAACTGTCAATATATATAAGATAAATTCATTTTGTTTAATTACATATATAGCAGACTTTAACTTAATTATTACGGTCATGATTCGTTAATTTAATGACAGTACAGGCTACGAGTTTCGACAGATGCAGCAATCTGAAAGTGAGGGACTTAAGGATGCTTAATAGTCAACAAATGCATATATCAATTTCAAACTGCATACGTGTTGAAGTATCACGTATCATAGTGCAAGCACCAGCTAAGAGCCCTAACACTGATGGAATCCACATAAGCTCATCCACACTTGTTGGTATCAGGGATTGCAGTATTCGCACAGGTTTGTTTTGTTTATTGAGTCTTAGGAAcaagtttgtgtttgagacacaGATGGCACATTAATAGCCTATTTGACTGACattctatttcctttatttaaAAAAGTCTTTCATTTAAGAGGTTGAAGGTGTTTGATCAAGCTTTTAGAAATTAATAGATGCTTTTAGAAGATGAAATTAAAAAGcattatttttttcctattagCAATGAAACACTCTTAAAACCTTGACAAGTTACAAATTAATGCTCTAATATtgacaaattattatttaaattaattagtcaaaACAAGTTGTTACTCTtaaaaatctctctctctctctctctctctctctctctctctctctctctctatatatatatatatatatatatatatatatatatatatatataatatttagcgtagataaggtgatgtggcGCTACCATGCGCCCAGcgattatttatcttttttctccttttttttttggtaatttttcACATTTCTCTACATGATCTAATAACTAAGTAGATTAACAAAAGCCTCATAAATTTAATTACTCAATTAATTGGGGAGGCAATTACTCAGAAAGTTAAATATGGAAAACGTTAGTTTCCAAAACCTTTCAGTTTTCAAACGGTTCACATTCTATAACTCTTGTCTTTTTAGTACAAAAGACTCATGGGTTGAAGCAAGAAATCAGAAAATAACAAAGCAAGAGTTTGCCAAGCACGTGTCAAGAGCttccaaaaaatttaattagaaATGTTAAGAAGCTTGTGCTAAGAGAGATGCTAAAGTTATAATGAAAAGCAAGTTGCAGCATGAAGATAAGCAGGATGCAGGAATGTGCAtcctttattcttttccttcgtttttattgtttttttattGTTCCTTTTCTCTACATGTTCTTCTGTTTTAGTCATCTACGGCTTATAcaaattttactttttatgcATGCTTACATTTTAGTATgtcattttctttgttgaactAAATTCTTTAAGTTAACTTATAAACAATTAAAATTTAGAGTAGTTCTCCTTCAACTTTTCGGTAAATGTACAATTTTTATACTTGTAGGATGAAATAACTTTTACGATCGCATAATAGTCAGAATTGTGTATCATTAGTTATTCATATCTTTGAAGTAAGTGAACTGGAACCTCTGTAGATCAACatctattttttcttcttcttaattttgGCCTTTGGAGCAGGTTATGACACCTTTCTTAGATCAACAActatttcatctttttttctaatgtattttttatttttttccactcATTTTAAGACAATCTCTCCATTACCAAATCCAACTTGGGATTTTCGTTATAGCTCCATAAATTCTATCATAAATGAAATAAGGAACAAAGAATTTTGGTAACATAAAAGAGTAATTAATCCTTTTGCCTTCTGGAAAGTTAAGGTCAAATAATTTCATTTAAGCTTCAAAATAATCATGGCCAGGTCTTTAATAGCAACTTTATTCACGGTGTTTAACCTATTTTTTTGGACCTTGAACTAAGATCATCATGTCAAGATAACCACGTGCTAATATTTGATCTTTTAGCTTTCTCAGTTTAAACTTTTTTACTTTCTCCTTGACATATTAAAAATTCATGCTTTAGTCCAGATTTAGTAAAGCATTTACCTCTAAATAATTTTTGATGAGGTACTTGCTGAATTATTGGACCACATGCTACTTGTAATTCTTAATAGTAATGAGACTATTAGCACATTGACCTTACAATTATTATCTTCTCAAATTAACATTACAGGTCTGCATTTGTTATCTTTATGAACATTAAAAGTATTAGGCTTgaataaaacaacaataacaacccaaTATAATCTCACAAGTGGAGGGGTCTGGAGAGAGTAGTGTGTACGCGGAACTTACCCCTACCTTAAAAAtacgtaattttttttaaaggtttttttgaagttcaatcAAACAATTGTAAAGTTAGCTGTACGTGAATATGTTTACTTGGCCAAAGAAAATAGTGAAATTGAAGACACGTAAGCAGGGGTGGATCCACCatttggggtgggggtggcatggcgcccttaaattaataaattttttatatacttaggttgtaatttgtaaattaggttaaatatttgatctgTCGCTTTAGGTCGTAAATTAGACAAAGGTCTGCACTGGTTTAATGATTgaagtttgaatctatcttgaacattttttgaatgccatttttttctttgtgctttttcttattttgtaagAATTCATTTTCGGCTCTCCCcgattttatttatctttttattatttatatcgCCTTTctctttctattattttatacgtgatctctagcgagaacatacaaatagaaacttcaaaatccttTAAATTAAGCATatctcttaatctcaaatcaGTAAGTATTTAAATCAAAAAATTTGGGtctcaatgggaattttggattgagatcaaaattcaattttttttttttttataatttcttttgtttattactccctccatccatgtttacttgtctatatttgacttgggtcactcttaataagcaataaataaaatgggaaatgaattggagtacttaataataagggtaaaatatgtataaaatggtaaattatgtcttgttttttcaaactatataacttacaagtaaaagtggacatatatttttagtataatggacaaataaaaatggacggtaggagtgtattataaaaatttatgctattctataattgttaaatttaatttaaatcaatttacttcttaaattgtgatggaaatttcgtaAGCACTGCTTagcaaaaacatgaaatttataatttatttttgagaacttgtagtttatctaattctacatttacttatggggtgtatttacttattgaagagtttttctattatttttcttattttgattggtgtaattcccttattaaagatgttattttacttatgcaaattgattttttaatatacataacagaTACAAGTCCCttgatgaaaatgttgattttacttctgTTGTTAATTAATGGGTGTTAATGggtgtgattccttgtttaaaatactaattatgttcgtttcttgattttgagatgtaatttcatatttgcaaataaaaaaaatcctattaGTTTGACCTAAATAAAAAGAGATGGACAATCTAAAATACGCGTTCCAAAACAAGATGTACGTTGAAGAAAATTGTGGCGCGCATACCTTCAAATTCTAGATTCGCCTCTGCACGTAAGTGAATATAACCAACACTGAATtggttgttttcttttctttacgtttttagtttctttagtttccatttcatattttcttttaatagaATAAAACACACACATGTTctaaagaagaaaattttcatgaactttttcttttttaaaaaaatcaataatgaaAATTTCAGCCAATTCAAATATAACCTCTAATTTCAATGAAATATTATCTattaagtcatatatatattaagaatgTTTTTTATAGTtgcgcgaagcgcggacaaTTTACTATTTACTTTATCAAATTGATTAGCCTCCTTTTCATGCATATTGATCTTATATGGTCCGAGCAATATTGTCTCAGTTTTTCTTGTCTATAGTCTCAGTTGATCTGTTATCATAATAGAAAACCTTTTAttcttatattttccttttcgaATCCAGGAGATGACTGCATATCTATAGTTGGCAATTCTTCGAGGATCCTTGTAAAAAACATCGCTTGTGGCCCAGGCCATGGTATAAGGTACAACGTTTAATTTACCTTCTTTGAGATCATACATGTGTTGAAAAAGTTCTTAATTTGTTGGCTGATGTATGCACCATAACTTTAGCATTGGAAGCCTGGGAAAGTCAAATTCATGGTCTCAGGTGCAAAATGTCCTTGTTGATGGAGCATATCTTTCCAACACAGCAAATGGTGTCAGGATAAAGACTTGGCAGGTAGGTAATCCTACTAACTAGTTAaattattttgcaaatttagAAAGGTAACAATCTTTTTtgactaataagaaaatagtgTCACCATTTTTGAAATAAAGATAGTAATGTTAATTCCGCCATAGTTAATTCCACACTAGTTTTCATCTTTGAGAACTTTAATTTGCTAATGCAACCTCGGTTGGAATTCCTCACATATAACGCTTTAATTATATTTCAGGGAGGTAGAGGGTTTGTGAGAAAGATTATATTTGAGAACGTGTGGATGAAAAATGTGTCAAATCCAATAATAATAGATCAATATTATTGTGATTCTCCAACGCCCTGCCCAAACCAGGTATgctatagtacatatatatgttgcaaTTACGTTTCTGTGCATCTAATATTTATGGGAATATTTGATATGCAGACTTTAGCTATTAGTATTCAAAGCGTATCCTTTGTGGGTATTAGAGGAACTTCAGCAACAAAAAATGCAATAACATTTGCCTGCAGTGATAGCTCCCCATGTAGAAGGCTATATTTGAAAGATgttcaaattgattcatttttgAGGTTATTTCGCACGACATCGTTTTGCTGGAAAGCATATGGTTCAACCTCAGGACTAAACAATCCCCCTTCTTGCTTTTCCTCTGGTGAAAGCATTAGGCAACAGCCCACAGAACATTTATCCAGTTTGCTCACGGCATAAATTAAGAGGCTTAGCTTAGACCATGCCCATCATATGAGAGCTAGCTGCTGCTAAATTCAAATGTATGttagtattatatatatttgttatcCTAGGCAAAGCGTGTAATTAAATAGGTCCTTGCATATTATATTAAGCGCGCATGTAAATATTTGTAATACTTGATGAGATGAGAtggttatgatttatgaataaTCTGTCCTTGAAAGGATGTTGCAGTTGTGGCCAAAAACCTATAGCACCCTTAAATTTTGCACTGAAATTTGAATTATGCGAATGGTGCAAATTTATCTTTGGAAATTTAACTATTATCTTTATTTGTCACTATTCTTCATCCCTATAAATTGATCATCATTACAACAATTGACTCTATCCACTTCAAAAACACCATTCATAGATATTGTTAGTCCACCAAGCACTTCACACCATGAGGACGttgtagagaaatatagcagaagaaaaaGTAAATCGAGGAGACATCACGCCTAAGATCGTTAAGCG
This genomic stretch from Lycium ferocissimum isolate CSIRO_LF1 unplaced genomic scaffold, AGI_CSIRO_Lferr_CH_V1 ctg4212, whole genome shotgun sequence harbors:
- the LOC132044348 gene encoding probable polygalacturonase At1g80170, which translates into the protein MGELRSYLSFFCFTFSSYSVSILASLLVYTTISFLLFANVNSFDPLIQFPILKNTTGKSITLIYVNEFGAKGDGITDNTKSFKNIWKIACSSPLRPKIILPHGYTFLVRPIDFVGPCRSKVSLVIAGSIVAPKDPEVWDGLDPHKWLYFHKCDLTVQGGGTINRMGHKWWARSCKINTTNPCRHAPTATSFDRCSNLKVRDLRMLNSQQMHISISNCIRVEVSRIIVQAPAKSPNTDGIHISSSTLVGIRDCSIRTGDDCISIVGNSSRILVKNIACGPGHGISIGSLGKSNSWSQVQNVLVDGAYLSNTANGVRIKTWQGGRGFVRKIIFENVWMKNVSNPIIIDQYYCDSPTPCPNQTLAISIQSVSFVGIRGTSATKNAITFACSDSSPCRRLYLKDVQIDSFLRLFRTTSFCWKAYGSTSGLNNPPSCFSSGESIRQQPTEHLSSLLTA